One window of Trifolium pratense cultivar HEN17-A07 linkage group LG5, ARS_RC_1.1, whole genome shotgun sequence genomic DNA carries:
- the LOC123883600 gene encoding BAG family molecular chaperone regulator 6 isoform X1: MFPAYRNMDSYPFHRNHMPTPHYYHPAMEPVPPQMTESPFPYEHPWPYAGSYAPHFCYDHNNFPGYYSQRPCYPHVPHTPAYSGGCPLYGEPFSAPYYPQSHYSMQLPRYEYDKYMPREHHCCGCSNHMCNQKEDKTVKIEEQEPNLGKKENDAMVPIQFRNIPYPLVWIPPEYYGDKQPKNPTKAEVDEHEDKVARDKKLTCADNVNADVKPAFEPRLWNGWFPFDVKGSPNVLRDGDGIRHLKKETGDNVKESENGRMDQKHQSEQQKRSEFPFPFIWLPYINKQEEDGRTNNHESNSTTERVEEVPHTFKSFPVKSSMDEGVTERTKSTDVESKDRSASDVTEKVSNQRNIPVKQIEPNHVKNDSNVSEKREINVSEENATKKDSHSSKRRSTSPPKRTKLPPVCLRVDPLPRKKNSNGSSRSPSPPASKEHSKAIACETKTTPSDNMEDKTKRSSNIQNVPPKAGEEVMPKVKTIEVSQNIPLDNMTDKAEVSSNIQNVPKTGEEVTPKVKTIEVPEYMTNENKCASTTTNEGCKKERKVLLEADAAVLIQAIYRGHLVRKWESLKKLKQIAEVSKEVTHVRDCVKAFEGSSDFQNNGKQKIAIGETIMRLLLKLDTIQGLHPSLREIRKSLARELVTLQERLDSIMADKYPPQQIQDLDAKESVKVSPMSFQNGEHNQEHEEKITTSHEDSSEIINDGKHDDRFYMEDNDGGSEPLPHVDPASIEGSAPTVLPNPSVNEDISQVVADVSLDSTSKISDKADGECKLKSEVTDLPQEVGKLDMNGLEELPVGVIDENVIGNSASEGLDSDAHAMTVLPVGVLDEDMTTSDETNTSDIGAMKELPVGVLNEYAAKSEETNTSDVHEMKVLPVGVLDEDAAKSEETNTSDMHAMEVLPVGVLDEDVAKSEETNTSDMHAMEVLPVGLLDEDADMGANMDAMKMLPVGVLDEDRGKSVETNTADMHALKVLPVGLLDEDAATSGEINTSDMDAMKVLPVGVLDEDADTCEETNTSEIEVQAENEVLNEELPVGLVDEDAEKSEAEKSEYNTKEPQLEKSLVEEKEEVKSTEESDGWVKIELQKEDDELKVDAPMDKEESGTGNDTKLSSLESIDHGNEEACSEGKNVANTLNEKLAQQETKVDAGDMKLLEENEKLRKLMKELLEAGNEQLSVISNLTGRVKDLEKKLAKTKRSKKVRTKRHKPVTPKMHCSNSSE, translated from the exons ATGTTTCCTGCATACAGAAACATGGACTCATACCCCTTTCACAGAAACCATATGCCAACCCCTCATTATTATCATCCTGCCATGGAACCTGTTCCTCCTCAAATGACCGAATCACCCTTCCCTTATGAACATCCTTGGCCTTATGCAGGCAGTTATGCACCACATTTCTGCTATGACCATAACAACTTTCCTGGTTACTATAGTCAAAGACCTTGTTATCCTCATGTTCCTCATACTCCTGCTTATTCTGGAGGTTGTCCTTTATATGGTGAACCATTTTCTGCTCCTTATTATCCACAATCACATTATAGCATGCAGCTTCCACGATATGAATACGATAAATATATGCCGAGGGAGCATCATTGCTGCGGTTGTTCTAATCATATGTGCAACCAAAAGGAAGATAAAACTGTGAAGATTGAGGAGCAAGAACCTAATCTTGGTAAGAAAGAGAATGATGCCATGGTTCCGATTCAGTTTAGAAATATTCCATACCCTTTGGTTTGGATTCCACCAGAATATTATGGTGACAAACAACCGAAAAATCCTACTAAAGCTGAGGTGGATGAGCATGAAGATAAAGTGGCACGTGATAAAAAACTTACCTGTGCGGACAATGTGAATGCTGATGTGAAGCCAGCATTTGAGCCAAGATTATGGAACGGATGGTTTCCCTTCGATGTAAAAGGTTCGCCGAATGTGTTACGCGATGGAGATGGAATAAGACACCTTAAGAAAGAAACTGGTGATAATGTGAAGGAATCAGAAAATGGAAGAATGGATCAGAAACATCAGAGTGAACAACAAAAGAGATCTGAATTTCCATTTCCTTTCATTTGGTTGCCTTATATCAATAAGCAGGAGGAAGATGGAAGAACAAACAATCATGAGAGCAATTCCACAACGGAACGTGTTGAGGAGGTACCTCATACTTTCAAATCTTTTCCAGTGAAGTCTTCTATGGATGAAGGTGTTACAGAAAGGACCAAATCAACTGATGTTGAGTCCAAAGATAGAAGTGCCTCTGATGTTACAGAAAAAGTGAGTAACCAGAGAAATATTCCTGTGAAGCAGATCGAGCCGAATCATGTGAAAAATGACTCGAACGTAAGtgaaaagagagaaattaatGTTTCTGAAGAGAATGCAACAAAGAAAGACTCTCACTCAAGCAAAAGACGATCAACATCTCCGCCTAAGCGAACCAAGCTACCTCCTGTTTGTCTAAGAGTTGATCCACTACCAAGGAAGAAAAATAGCAATGGGAGTTCAAGGTCTCCAAGTCCACCTGCTTCAAAAGAACACTCAAAAGCTATAGCTTGTGAAACAAAAACCACTCCTTCGGACAACATGGAAGATAAGACCAAGCGGAGTTCGAATATTCAAAATGTGCCCCCAAAGGCTGGTGAGGAAGTTATGCCAAAGGTGAAAACTATTGAGGTGTCCCAAAATATTCCTTTAGACAACATGACAGACAAGGCCGAGGTGAGCTCGAATATTCAAAATGTGCCAAAGACTGGCGAGGAAGTTACGCCAAAGGTGAAAACTATTGAGGTACCCGAATACATGACTAATGAAAACAAGTGTGCAAGCACAACAACTAATGAAGGttgtaaaaaagaaagaaaagttttGTTGGAAGCAGATGCCGCTGTTTTGATACAAGCTATTTATCGCGGACATCTAGTGAGAAAATGGGAGTCCTTGAAGAAATTGAAGCAGATAGCTGAAGTTAGTAAGGAAGTTACTCATGTTAGAGACTGTGTCAAAGCTTTTGAAGGCTCTTCTGATTTTCAAAATAATGGCAAGCAAAAGATTGCAATTGGAGAGACCATAATGAGACTATTGCTGAAGTTGGATACCATACAG GGTTTGCATCCAAGTTTGAGGGAAATCAGAAAGTCTCTGGCTAGAGAGCTTGTGACCTTGCAGGAAAGGCTTGATTCTATAATGGCTGATAAGTATCCTCCGCAGCAGATACAAGATTTGGATGCTAAGGAATCTGTCAAAGTCTCTCCAATGAGTTTTCAGAATGGAGAACATAATCAAGAGCATGAAGAAAAAATAACGACATCACATGAAGATTCATCTGAAATTATAAATGATGGGAAACATGACGATCGATTCTACATGGAGGATAATGATGGTGGAAGTGAACCTTTGCCTCACGTTGATCCTGCATCAATTGAAGGATCAGCGCCTACTGTGTTACCGAATCCATCAGTTAATGAGGATATTAGCCAAGTGGTTGCTGATGTGTCATTGGATTCAACAAGTAAGATTTCGGACAAAGCGGACGGAGAATGCAAATTGAAATCAGAGGTCACTGACCTACCTCAAGAGGTTGGCAAACTGGATATGAATGGTTTGGAAGAATTGCCTGTGGGAGTTATTGACGAAAATGTCATCGGTAATTCAGCAAGTGAAGGGTTAGATTCTGATGCACATGCAATGACGGTGCTACCGGTGGGAGTGCTCGATGAAGACATGACTACATCTGACGAGACTAATACCTCAGATATTGGAGCAATGAAGGAGTTACCGGTGGGAGTACTTAATGAATACGCGGCCAAATCTGAAGAGACTAATACCTCTGATGTGCATGAAATGAAGGTGCTACCGGTGGGTGTGCTCGACGAAGACGCGGCTAAATCTGAAGAGACTAATACCTCTGATATGCATGCAATGGAGGTGCTACCAGTGGGAGTGCTCGATGAAGACGTGGCTAAATCTGAAGAGACTAATACCTCTGATATGCATGCAATGGAGGTGCTACCGGTGGGTCTGCTCGACGAAGATGCTGATATGGGCGCTAATATGGATGCAATGAAGATGCTACCAGTGGGAGTGCTGGATGAAGACAGGGGTAAATCTGTAGAGACTAATACCGCTGATATGCATGCTTTGAAGGTGCTACCAGTGGGCCTGCTTGATGAAGACGCGGCTACATCTGGAGAGATTAATACCTCTGATATGGATGCAATGAAGGTGCTACCGGTGGGAGTGCTCGATGAAGACGCGGATACATGTGAAGAGACTAATACCTCTGAAATTGAAGTACAAGCCGAAAATGAGGTATTGAATGAAGAACTCCCAGTAGGACTGGTTGATGAGGATGCAGAGAAATCTGAAGCAGAAAAATCTGAATATAATACAAAAGAACCTCAACTAGAGAAGTCATtggttgaagaaaaagaagaggtGAAGTCAACTGAGGAATCAGATGGTTGGGTAAAGATTGAATTGCAGAAAGAAGATGATGAGCTCAAAGTGGATGCACCTATGGATAAAGAGGAATCAGGAACTGGAAATGATACTAAGTTATCATCTCTAGAAAGTATTGATCATGGCAATGAAGAAGCATGCTCGGAAGGAAAAAATGTAGCTAACACGTTGAATGAGAAGCTTGCACAGCAAGAAACAAAAGTCGATGCTGGTGACATGAAATTATTGGAAGAGAATGAGAAACTAAGAAAGTTAATGAAGGAGTTGCTTGAAGCTGGGAATGAACAGTTAAGTGTAATATCAAATTTGACTGGGAGAGTGAAAGATTTGGAGAAGAAATTAGCTAAAACTAAGAGGAGTAAGAAAGTGAGGACAAAGAGACATAAACCAGTAACTCCAAAAATGCATTGTTCAAACTCTTCTGAGTAA